The region GGTTCTGGCGAATTCCCTTGTACAATGAGATGCCTCAAATAATTCCCGGCAAACGAGGCCCCAAGGGAACATGGCGCAAGCGTCCTCAACGAGTTGCCACCTATATTCATGTTAATCAAAAGATTCTTCAACGAAATATCCATCAGAAAAATCCAGAACCAGCCATCAGCATTCATCGCGGCAATCGCACTATACAATGTCATCAGGTTGATATTCGTGGCGGTTGCAAAGTAATCTATTCTCCAGAAAAACCTAAAAACTGTGGTGCTAGGGTTTGGATAGAAGTAGACCCATCGGTAGAAGTGATTGGGACAGTATTTGCTAGTGCTTGACATTATTGGGCATTAGCTTACCAATACATTTGAGTCGTCACTTGCATTAACCAAGGATGACCCCACCACAACAAAGCAATAAATCCGATAATCCCCAAATAAGAAGGACGGACAAATTCCTCCCATTTGATGGTTTGACGACCCTGCAATATGGCTAAAAAGGGAATTATAGAGGTTCGTTCCTTAACCTTAAGAAAAGCGTCTTCATAGCGTTTTTTGAGGCGATAATCTCCATGCCACACCGCAAACACATGATGAGCAATTAAACCTAAAGACGTGACTAGGGTAAAAGTTGTGCCGATCCAGAGAGTATGGGCAATACACCAGATTACTTGTCCAACCATTTGAGGATGACGACAGATCCGCAAAATTCCCGTTTCGTAGAGATGGACTTGCGGTTTAGCGATCGCGGCAATTTCTAAAAGATTAAAAGTAGCAGGATAGAGGAAAAAGAAGGAAATAGCAGACATTCCCCAGACAAAAGGTTTTATGCCTGGAATACCCTGGACTTGCCATAAAATCAGACCATCATAACGATGATTGAAAAAATAGACAATTAAGACAACCGCTAAAGGAATGCTAACCAAAGCAAAGAGAATACGATAGAGTCTGGCCCCTATTTTACTTTCTCCCCAAAAACGCAAAGCTGCCATACCACTATGAGCGATGGCAAATCCCAATAATAACCCTAATATAATCCAATGACT is a window of Aphanothece sacrum FPU1 DNA encoding:
- a CDS encoding helix-turn-helix domain-containing protein translates to MEYVGTTQAAGLLGICQQRVRQLLAEGRIKGAFKKGRFWRIPLYNEMPQIIPGKRGPKGTWRKRPQRVATYIHVNQKILQRNIHQKNPEPAISIHRGNRTIQCHQVDIRGGCKVIYSPEKPKNCGARVWIEVDPSVEVIGTVFASA
- a CDS encoding NnrU family protein, giving the protein MGLPTWLTPSHWIILGLLLGFAIAHSGMAALRFWGESKIGARLYRILFALVSIPLAVVLIVYFFNHRYDGLILWQVQGIPGIKPFVWGMSAISFFFLYPATFNLLEIAAIAKPQVHLYETGILRICRHPQMVGQVIWCIAHTLWIGTTFTLVTSLGLIAHHVFAVWHGDYRLKKRYEDAFLKVKERTSIIPFLAILQGRQTIKWEEFVRPSYLGIIGFIALLWWGHPWLMQVTTQMYW